The genome window ACCGCCGATACGGACCTCCCCCGCGGGAAGTCGTGGATGTTTCACTCGCCCAGCTAACGACGTCGTGATATGCCACCCTTTATTGACTAAAAGAGTAGCGAGTTCTCGGGCTTCAGCGGTTCCACCAAGTATGAGAGCGCGCATAGGTGAAGAAGTGTCCTTAACAGTCATTGAGCCGGAATCTACTCCGACGGCTCGGTGCCGGTTTAGTCGTGGCTACAGGGGATGGTACGTCCGTGGGCGTCGCGGGGTCGATCGTCAGAATAAAGGAAGCTATCGGGGAACTCATCTGCGGCCAACGTCTGCCCCACGATAATGACCGCGGTCCGCGTGATACCTTCCGCGGCAATATCGTCAGGAAGTTTGCCGAGCGCCGTGCGAAGAACACGCTCATTCGGACGAGACGCGAACGCAACAACAGCCACCGGGCAGTCGGCACCATACGATGGGGTGAGTTCATCACTGATGCGCTGGGCGTCGTGTGCCGCAAGATGAATACACATCGTCGCACCATGTGAGCCCAATTCCGGCAACGACTCCCCCTCCGGCATGGATGATGCGCGCCCCGAGATCCTCGTCAAGATCACCGACTGCCCAATGGTGGGAACGGTTAGCTCATGGCCTAATGACGCGGCCGCGGCAGAAAAAGCCGGAACCCCCGGAACGATTTCATAGTCAATATTCCGCTCCACGAGGCGACGCGCCTGTTCGGCCAGAGCAGACCAGAGCGAAGGATCTCCCGATTGCAACCGAGCAACGTCCTTGCCCTCACTATCGGCCTTCGCGATGGTCTCCACGATGGCATCCAGAGGCATCCGGGCAGTGTTAATAACATCGGCACCCTCGGGGCAATGCTCCAGAACCTCAGGCGGGACGATCGAACCAGCGTAGAGGCACACCTCGCAACGCCGGATCAACGCATCCGCCCGCAGGGTGAGCAGGTCAGCCGCGCCGGGCCCGGCACCAATGAAATAAACAGTCATGAGAACACACCTTTTCAACCGGTAGTGATTCGCCAGCGGAAGCACCGCTGCGCCCTACACCACCGGTTTTGTTGTTACGAAACGAATAATCGGAAGGGCGGGCCGCCACGCATGGAACGACCCCAAGGCTGAATGATGAGAAACCTCAAAGCGCGTTAACGAGCCACCCCACTTTTCCTGAAGCTGGAGCACCATCTGCTCCGACTCCACCGTGACAGCGTTGGCGACGAACCGCCCACCGGGGCGCAACGCCTCCCAAGCACGGTCGACGACACCGGGGTGCGTCAGTCCCCCGCCGATGAACACCGCGTCGGGGAACGGTAAATCGTCAAGAGCTTCGGGTGCCTTCCCGTGCACGACAGTGACCGGGTAGCCCAGCGAGTTTGTCGTAATCCGTGCAGCTCTCTCATGGACATGCTCAATCACATAGGACTCTGCACCCCGCGCGAGCCGGCACCATTCGACGCTGACCGAACCCGATCCCCCACCGATATCCCAAAGAATCTCTCCCGGATGCGGTGCTAGGGCAGCCAAGGTCAGCGCGCGAATGTCGGACTTAGTTAATTGGCCATCATTCGCGTAGGTCTCATCCGGTCTACCGGGTGCACGACTGAGCCCAACTTCCGTGGGCGTGACTGCCACAATGCATAAGTTCGACTGGGCATCGAGCGCCTCAGGCTGACGCGCCGTAGAGACCGTATGAGTCTCATGTGACGACCCCAAATCTGACAGCAGATCAACCCGTGCATCACCCAGCCCATGCGAGCACAGGTAGTCGCAGATATCCGCCGGCGAATGGCTATCGCGGCACAGGACGAGGAAAGGGATTCCGTCGTCGCATAGTGGGCCGAGTATTTCGACGGGCTTGGTCAAAAGGCTCACGACAGGTGTTGTATTAAGCCCCCACCCTAAACGCGCACATGCCAAACTTGCCGACGATACTGCCGGGATCACAGTGAACGCATCGGGCCCGAGGATCCGCGCCAGCGTCGTGCCGATGCCGAAAAACATCGGGTCGCCGCTGGCCAGGACCACAACCCGACGATCCGCGAGGGAGTCGAACAATTCCGCGATGTGCGGAACCAACGGTGACGGCCACGGCTTCTTCGTTGCCTGACAATTATCCGGAACGAGTTGAAGCTGCCGCCAGGATCCGACCACGACATCAGCGCTCGTGATGGCCCGGTGGGCGCGCTCGCCTATGCCGTCCATCCCATCGGCCCCAATGCCGACGACGATGATCCACCCACTGCCGTCGTGCCCCAATAATGGGTTACGTCGGTGCTGGTTGGTGCCGGATAGGGGCGAATCTGAATCGTCGCCGTCGCGTGGCGGGGTATCTACCGCCCGTAGAGGTGAGCTTGTCATGACAGTGCGCTCACTATTTCTCAGTCCGGACGAGATCATGCGTTTGGTTATTGACTGACGTGGCACCGTCGTCGGTAATGATCAGAATATCCTCGATACGGGCACCCCACTCGCCTTCCAGGTAAATCCCGGGCTCCACGGAAAACGCCATTCCGGGTTCCAGGATCAATTCATTGCCCGTCACGATAAACGGTTCCTCGTGGGTGGAGAGGCCAATACCGTGGCCGGTCCGGTGAATGAAGTTGTCGCCATATCCCGCCTCAGCAATGACATTCCTGGCAATGGCATCAATCTGTGCAGCGGATACACCGGGCTTCGCCGCTGACACGGCTTCCTTCTGCGCCTGCTGGAGGACATCGTAGATTTCTTGCTGCTTCTCGGTGGGCTCGCCCACAACATATGTGCGTGTGCAATCCGAGTGATAGCCGTTGAGCGTTCCGCCGATATCGACAACCACGACGTCGCCCGCAGAAATGATGCGGTCGGAGTACTCATGGTGCGGATTCGCGCCATTTGGCCCCGATCCGACGATGATGAAATCGACGGCTTGGTGCTCTTTGAGGATGAGTTTTTCGATATCGCGAGCGACATCACGCTCAGTACGGCCGTCGCGGAGCAGGCCCGGAACTGCTGCGTGAACCCGGTCGATGGCCTGGCCCGCGGCGGTGAGCTGCTCAATCTCGTAGGCGTCTTTCCTCATCAACAATTCGCGAAGCACGGGCCCGGCCAGTATCCAGCGATAGCCGCGATCCTGTAGAGGGAGAAGATGATCAGCAGTCATCGTCGAGCCGACACCCACTGTCCCCGACGGGGCCTCCCCTTCGCCATTCTTGGGATTGCTCGATGTCAGCACATTAATAACCAGGTCATGAGGATCTTGTCCATCGACCCAATAGTCGACGGTGACCTCAGACCGGGGAACGTAACTGTCCTCAATTTCTCCGCGCTCAACGGCCGGAGCCACCAGAACGGCACGGTCTTGCGTAATGACTAGAGCGGTTAGGCGCTCATGTGAAAACAAGGGCGTCCCGATGAAATACTCCAGTTCGACGCCTGAGTCGAAAACGAGGCCCTCCAGCTGGTTGTCCTTCACCAACCGGCGGGCACGCTCGAGGCGGCTGGCGAAGGCCGCGTCACGATCATGCTCGCCGCTCGTGCTCGACTGCGCTGCTGGAGAACCAGCCACGTCGCTCGATGAATTGTCGTCTGCGGAAACGTCGTTTGTCGTTTGCGAAGTCGATTGAGTCATATCTAAGACACTACTAGGCATTTTCGGTGATCGCGCTTAGCTCCCCATGGCAACGACGCCTCGACGCATGGCCTCCACCGCTTGCCGAGCATGTGCGCGAATATCGTTGGAATAGCCTGCTGTTTTAATTTGATTAAGGACGTCGATAACTTGCCGACATGACCGGACGAAATCACCTGGTGTTAAAGACGTACCGTTCGCCGCGGCGGCTTGAACACAATATGACAAAGGCGCGCCGGCCGTCCACTGATGCATTGCCGTGGCCAGCTCGGTTTCAATAGGCCTGGTCATGGGGAGATGATGACGCTCTTCATCGGTAACGATCTCCTCCCAGAGACGCTCAGTGTTCTCTATCGCCGTGGCCAACGGCTGCGTCGGGACCTCAACGTCTCCTGGAACCGACTTACGGTTCTCGAAGACGCAGGTGCTCACCACCCCTGCGAGCTCAGCGGGGTCCAAGTCATCCCAAATCTTCCGTCGCAAGCATTGGGCAATGAGCAAATCCGACTGATTGTGAATACGTGCCAGACGCAGGCCTTCTTCAGTTAACGACAAGTCATGGGCATCATCGGAGCCTTCCTGGGCCTCGTCCCTGGAGGCCACCGCGCCGGGTTCGTCGTCGATGGACGGATCCACGTAGTCCATCTCACGCAGCAGCGCGATCATCCGATCGAACGTAGAGACCAGCGTATCCGCATCGAGCACTCTTCCGGACGCGCCCGAACCCGACTGTGTGTCCGATTGATCTGCTATTTTCTCCCGCGTGCTCGCTAAACGGGCATAGGCGCGGACGAGTTCTTCCCGATTCTCCCACTTGTGCACTGGGTGAGCACGCAGCTCTTTCCTCAACGACTTGATCGTCGCATTCTTTCTCACGCGGGCCTTGGGCTTGAGAGACCGAGGCCGATGGAAAGATTGTCGACGGAACTCAGAGCGGACAAGTGAGCGCGCCCGCTTGGGGTGACGAGACACATCTCGAGGAAGACGCATCCGCCCCACTGTCATGGGCACATTGCCTAGCTCATCTGCATGAAGTTGACCCACTCGCCCATCTTCCGTGATCACCATCGGCCGTGGATCCTGACTATCCGTATCTGGGGTTTCACGGTCATGGTGTCGACGGCGGCCGCGGTAGTGTCGCGACGAATCGTGGCGGTGCTTCTCCTTAGACCCCTTACCTGCCCCAGCGGCTCTGACGCACACAGCCAGTGCCGGGTTGCGGCCTTCGGGAAGCGCGATCACGTCACCCACGGTGAGCGAACCGAGACAACGAGAGATTTCCTTAAAACGCTCTTTCCGGTTTTCCGCCTGGGTTTTCTTCTCTTCATGGGAGAGGTTTCTGCGGATAGCGACGTATTCTGGCAGTTTATTTTCGGATCGGTGCCCAAGGAGCTCCAGAAGCTCATCATGCTGAGAATCCGCGTGACGCTGGTGAGCGCGTCGCTCATGAGCACGAGCAACCACGTCCTCATTCGCCAAGAATTGGGCAAATGATCGCTCCAACAGGCGGTGTGATTTCTCAACCCCCAGCGTATTGAGCAGATTGACGGACATGTTGTAGCCGGGCCGGAACGTCGAAATCAGCGGGTAAGTTCGTGTCGACGCCAACCCGGCGACAGCTTCTGGATCCATCGACGGCTGCCATAACACCACGGCGTTTCCCAACACGTCGATGCCACGACGCCCGGCGCGGCCGGTGAGCTGGGTGTATTGGGCGGGGGTGAGGTCAACGTGGGCTTCGCCGTTGAATTTGACGAGTGATTCGAGGACGACGGTGCGGGCCGGCATGTTGATCCCGAGAGCCAGTGTTTCTGTGGCGAAGACGACTTTGAGCAGGCCGCGCACGAATAGTTTTTCGACGATGTGTCTGAAGGCGGGCAGCATTCCTGCGTGGTGTGCTGCAATTCCCCGCGAGAGGTTGGTGCGCCACCGGCGGAACCCCATGAGGTCCAAGTCTTCTTGAGGGATGTCAGCGGTGTCGGCGTCGATAATGGAGAGGATTTCGCGTGCTTCGTCGCGCGTGGTGAGTTGTACTCGTGCTGTGTAGCACTGGGCTAGCGCTCCTTCGCAGCCGGCTCGGGAGAAGATGAAGATGATCGCCGGGAGCATGGATGCTGCTTGCAGCTGCCCGATTACGGCTGGGCGGTGTGGGCGTTTACGTCGGCCGTTACTCCGGCGTTCCGCTGTCGCGCATCGTGAGACTAGTTCTGGGTTGATCGGTGCTGATAGTTCCTGCGTAGCGTCGTCATTGTCTTGCGAAAATAGCGGGATTATGGAGTTTCCTACCAGCATGTATTGGTGAAGCGGGACGGGGCGGTGTTCCCAGACGATGATGTTGGTGTCGCCGCGGGTCATTTTTATCCACTCGCCGAATTGTTCGATATTGGAGACGGTGGCGGAGAGGGCGACGATGGATACCGACTCGTCTAAGTTGAGGATGATTTCTTCCCATACTGGGCCACGCTCTGGGTCGGCAAGGTAGTGAACCTCATCCATCACGACGTGGGAGAGGTTGTCCAAGGAGTCTGCGTCGGCGTAGATCATGTTCCGCAGGACCTCAGTGGTCATGACGATGACGTCGGCGTCCCTATTGATGGAGACATCCCCGGTCATGAGGCCCACGCGATCATCTCCGTAGGTGGCGCGGAGATCGTTGTATTTCTGGTTCGACAGTGCCTTGATCGGCGTGGTGTAGAAGCAGCGTTTGCCTGTTTCTAGTGCGAGAAATACGGCAAATTCTCCGACGATTGTTTTTCCGGAGCCTGTTGGTGCGCTGACGAGTACTCCGCGGCCGCGTTCGATGGCGTGGCATCCGTCAATTTGGAATTGGTCGAATGGGAAATCGTGCTGGTGGGCAAAGCGGTGGAAAATAGGAAGGTCCTCGGCTGACGCTTCGGTCACACTTCTCCTTGTTGATGGTCAGTTGTTCATTGTGGTGTCGGTTGTGGTTTGTGTTGTTGTGCGGTCGCTGCGTGCCCACGATGGTCGTGTGCACAATGTAGCCGTTAGAGGACGTCGTCGAAACTGCTGGATTGGATTGTGTCCTGGCCGGGCTTACCGTCGTTGTCTCCAGTGGAATCGTTCCACGAACGTGGGCCTCGACGGAGCACTGCTGCTGGTGGAGCGTGGTGTGAGCCTGAAGTCGGCGAGTCAGACGGTGCAGGGCTCGGCGTCGGTGTGGGCGATTCACTAGCCGACGGGGCTCGCGTTGGAGCTGTCACAGGCGAAGGCTTTGGTATAGGCCCTGATCCTCCCGCGGGGTGGGCATCTCCCCCGCCGGCGATACCTTTGTGGTCCCCGTCGTAAATCGACTCTGCTGCGGGAATGGATGAAGGAGCAACTTTGAGCGGGGAGGCTTCGTCGTCACTCAGTCCCTCCCACTCGGACACGTGGCGGGCAGCGCGGCGGTCATGGATTCGAGTGAATTGGAGGGCTAGCTCCATCAGAACAACCAGCGTGAGGGCGAGGACCAGCATGGAGATCGGATCCTGCCCTGGCGTGGCAATAGCAGCGAAGATGAAGATCACGACAATCATGATTCGCCGCTTGTCCTTGAGCTGCTCATAATGCACAACCCCTGCAAGGTTAAGCATGGCAGTAAAGAGTGGTACTTCGAAGCTCAATCCGAATACGAGAATCAGTGCGATAACGAAGTTGAAGTACTTTTCACCGGTCAGTGCGGAAATCTGAGTGCTATCGCCCAAATGAAGCAGAACATCTAAGCCCATGGGAAGGACGAGGTAGGCAGCAACAACGCCCAAGACGAAAAGGAATCCGGCTATGGTTCCGACGGATAGCGTCCAGCGTCGCTCGTTTTTTAAAAGTCCCGGGGTGATAAACCGCCATATTTCGATAAGCCAGATGGGGCACGCCATGACAAGTCCGGCCAATCCGCCCATCTTCATACGAAGCATGAACATTTCGAAAGGACTCGTGGCGAGAAGACGGCACTCGTTATCCGCAGAAAACGTTGCACGGGCCGACGGGGGTAACGAACAGTACGGTTCTTTGAGAATCTCGCCGAGACTAGGGAGCCGTGGCACGTGGAGGGGTCCGATGGCCCAGGCCGGGATGCCGTGTTCGTACCAGATAAATCCGATGATTGTTGTGACGGCAATGGCTGCGAGAGCCCGCAATAGCCGTGTACGGAGTTCGCGCAAGTGATCGACGATGGACATGGTTCCATCTGGATTCTTCTTGGCTTTGCGAGACACGCGTCCACCCTTGCTTACCGACGTTGATTGAGTCACGAGCGGCTGTTCTCCCGTGCTTCTGGCCACGAGTGTTCGCGCCGAGATGCATTGATTCCGTCGTTATGAGCACGACGGCCACTCTCTTTGTGTGGCGGATGCACCCGGCGGTGGCGGTCACTGTGAGGAGAACACGGTTCTCTCATGCTCCAGCTAGTGGGAACAGCTGTAGAAAACATCTACAGAGAACAAAACGTGACAGTGTTATGACAATACTGTTGTGTGCCTTTAGGCGGGATGCTTCTTTTCGTCCTTGGACTCCACCGTCACCGTTGGCTGAGGCGTGTCGGTTGACGATACTGAGGTGATCTCATCAGTCTTGGTCGATGCGGCCGAGGTCTTCTCTGCCTCTGCGCCATCGTTCTTCATTTCTGAGACTTCAGATTTGAAGATGCGCATGGAACGACCAACTGAACGCGCAGCGTCAGGAAGTTTCTTCCATCCAAAGAGGACGAGTATGACGACTGCGATGAGAACGAGTTCTGGAAACCCTAGGTTAGCCATGGTGTACACCTTACGACGTGTCGGTGAGTAACGCAGAAGCCACCCCCGCAGCTTTGTCGATGCGCGGGCGCGACTGGACGGTGCCTAACGATACCGGAGTAATCCGTTTTCTGCACGGTCTCTGACGGAATCGCGCAGGTCCGTGGGCTCAAGGGGAATGATCGATCCCCCGTGCCTAAGTATGAAGCTGTGAATCCACTCGGGACGCCCGGGGACGTCGATAATAAGCCCGCCTTTGAATTCGGACACAGGCCATACATGTTCATAGTCGACAACCCATCGCGCCTCAGGTGCGACCCACACTCGAGCCCAATGCGGGCTTTCCCGAAAACCGAAGGGGTCAAGCGGATTAAGGGTGGAGCGTAATCGGTCCAGCTTTTTAGCACTCAGTGTCGACGGTTCCCGTTGCTCCAGTGATTGGATTCGGTCGATGCGGAAGTGTCGGATCCTCTTGTCTTGAGCTTGGGCCTCGCCCGTGGACTGGTTGTCCCCCGCGTCTGCGTGGTCGTGCGCGCCAGTCAGGGATAGTCCTCGGAGATAGCTCACTCCATCGACGACCATAATCGAGAGCGGATCGACGAGACGTGGTGTTGCCTCCGCATCACCGAGGGAATCGGCATACGCGATGGCGATGGTTGTGCGCGTGTTTACAGCGTCGGCAAGGTCGTTGACCAGCGAATTTCCACCGCCTTGTGTTGCGCGGGCAATGGCGTCGGCATGATTGCCGGCCATCGTTCTTAGCTTGTCTTCGGTGCGATGAATGACGTCGGCGTCGGCAATCCCCGGAATAGAGTCAATAGTCTCCAACGCCATGAGGACCGCGCTGGCCTCTTCCATAGTGAGCCCCACCGGCGCGGTCAGGCCTTGATCCGCCCACAACGAGATGTGCCGGGGATCGGCGTCGATGTCGATCAAGTCCCCGCTGGATAATCCAGGGAGGCCACAGAACGTGAGTGTGGTGATATCGTTTTTCAGCTGTGTCGGCGACATCGTCAGGTCATGCGCTGCTTCAAAGAGAGTGACCCCGGGATGCTGCCGAAGATAAGGAACGATCGTGAGGAGACGTAATAGTTCCGTGTGGTGCTGATCCGCAATACTCACCGCAGCTGGCGCGTCGACGGAATGGTCGGTCTCGTCGAGCGCGGGCACACTCGACGGTGGCGTCCACTCGGCGGAGCTTTTTATCCCCGTGATCAGGGATTTCAATTGGTTCGCGATGGTGACCCGGTAGTCTTGAGGCTCCTCGATCACGATTTCCGGTGTTTCTGCGAGGGCACACGACCGCAACTGCCCCGCGTCATCATCACTAATGACCCAGCGCGTGTCAGTGCGTTTCTCCGGATGAAGGTTGTGAGAGCGCAAAAGCTCAATAATTCGCCCGCTGTTATCTGGTGACACGCTGATCACAGCGTGCGTAGATTGACCACCACCATCACGGTGAAGCTGTGACCGGACGAGCTCACTAGGAGCAATGGCTGCCCGTTGATCAGTGTGAGTAGCCGGGGTGTCGGTTTCCTGAATGGAGTTAATTCGAGCGAGCCGGAAGCTACGTGGCTTCTCGCGGTCACGGTCAAAGCAGGCGAGGTACCACCGTCCACTCTCAGGAACGAGTGCCCAAGGCTCAACAGTGCGCAGCGAGGGCTCGTCTTCGATCGACGGATAGTACAGGAAATTAACGACGGTTGACTCCGTGATAGCCCGCAGTAACGTGGAAAAATCAGGCCCCGTGAGGTCGGTACTGTCCGGTACGCCATGTATCGGGGCTACTGTCCCGAGTGATCCCGCCGCCGAAAGTTTGACCCAGGCCCGTCGCCCCAATGCGGCAAGGTCCCCGGATAGAGCGAATTGGCTGGCGAGGGCGATGACTCCCATCTCGTCTTGAGTGAAGTGGACGTCGACAGTTTGGGTGAAGTCCATCAGATAACCGTCATCGGTGGCGTCGATATCGAACCCGAGATCACGGAGTTGGGCAATGTCGCGGTTGAGCTTCCGCCGGCACGATTCCGGTGATCCATCCTCATAACCGCTGACATGCTCGATAAGCCACTTACCATTGAGAGGCTGGGAGGAATCCTTGAGTGCCAGCACAAGGTTGATGAGCCGCTCGTAGGTGGCTTGGTTGCGTCGGGACGTCGAGCTGGTCTGAGAGCGGTCACTCGGTGGAGTCATGGCTAATCGCCTCGTACCTTATCGGTCAAGAATCGAACTGATCATGTCATCGGCCCGCGAATCGTGCGCGGCAAAGGGGTCGAGGAGCGCAATGTCGTGGGGCTCTGGGCGGTTAATTTTCAGCCGCGTCCAATCGACAGATACATCGGCATCGTTCTCCTGAGCAACACGGAGAAAATCTCCCCGCATTTTCGCTCGTGTGGTCTGCGGCGGTGTATCAGCCGCATCGGTGATAGATGAATCCGCACCGTCCAGCCACCGCGAGACACGGCCGCGCTCTTCAAGAGTCCGGAAAATACCTTTACCAGGCCGGATATCGTGATACGCGTAGTCGATCTGTTGCAGTTTCGGATGGGTAAGGTCCCAGCCGAACTTGTCCTGGTATCGGTCGATAATGTTCTTCTTGATCACCCAGTCAATATCCGCCTCAATCGACGAGGTGTCCCCAGAATCAATGGCCGCGAGCACTTTCTTCCACAAGTCGACGACGCGCTGCATGTCGGCATTGGGTGTGCCATGCTGCTCCTCGGGGCGCTCGTCCAGCCACTGCTGAGCTTTCTCAGCGAAAGCCTGCTGGATCTCAAGAGCGCAGCTTATCCGTCCCGACCGAAGCGGAACTTCTGCCCGTCCGGTGAGATCACGACTGATATCGCGAATAGTTTTTGATGGGTTGGCGATTTCCCACTCGTCGAAAGAGCAACCAGCTTCAAGCATCTCGAGGACGAGGAGCGCTGACCCGATTTTAAGAGCAGCAGTTGTCTCCGACATGGACGAGTCCCCGACGATGACGTGGAGACGTCGGTACATTTCGGAATCAGCGTGAGGCTCATCGCGGGTATTGATGATGGGGCGTGAACGGGTTGTCGCCGACGACACCCCTTCCCACACGTGGTCAGCACGCTGGCTCAGCTGATACACAGGGGTGGTGTCCCCGTCGGAAAACCGCGAATGAGGCCGCGCAATGTGCCCGGCGCCGCAGATTAATTGCCGAGTAATGAGGAACGGGATGAACTCCTGCCCCAGCTTCTTCAGAAGAATCGCCCGGCCCACAAGGTAATTTTCGTGACACCCGTATGAATTCCCGAGCGAATCGGTGTTGTTCTTCATTAGATGGACCGTGCCCTCAATGTGTTGGTCGGCGAGGGCGTGTTCTGCCTGGTCAGCGAGCCGGTTAAGCGTTACTTCCCCAGCCCGATCATAGATGAGCAGTTGATTGAGGCTGTCGCACTCAGGAGTGGCGTACTCAGGGTGCGAACCGACGTCGAGATATAGGCGCCCGCCGTTGAGCGTGTAGATGTTGGAGCTACGGAAGCGGTCGACGATCGGTCGAAATAGCTGACGCGCAATG of Corynebacterium kroppenstedtii DSM 44385 contains these proteins:
- the cobM gene encoding precorrin-4 C(11)-methyltransferase, which produces MTVYFIGAGPGAADLLTLRADALIRRCEVCLYAGSIVPPEVLEHCPEGADVINTARMPLDAIVETIAKADSEGKDVARLQSGDPSLWSALAEQARRLVERNIDYEIVPGVPAFSAAAASLGHELTVPTIGQSVILTRISGRASSMPEGESLPELGSHGATMCIHLAAHDAQRISDELTPSYGADCPVAVVAFASRPNERVLRTALGKLPDDIAAEGITRTAVIIVGQTLAADEFPDSFLYSDDRPRDAHGRTIPCSHD
- a CDS encoding bifunctional cobalt-precorrin-7 (C(5))-methyltransferase/cobalt-precorrin-6B (C(15))-methyltransferase; the protein is MTSSPLRAVDTPPRDGDDSDSPLSGTNQHRRNPLLGHDGSGWIIVVGIGADGMDGIGERAHRAITSADVVVGSWRQLQLVPDNCQATKKPWPSPLVPHIAELFDSLADRRVVVLASGDPMFFGIGTTLARILGPDAFTVIPAVSSASLACARLGWGLNTTPVVSLLTKPVEILGPLCDDGIPFLVLCRDSHSPADICDYLCSHGLGDARVDLLSDLGSSHETHTVSTARQPEALDAQSNLCIVAVTPTEVGLSRAPGRPDETYANDGQLTKSDIRALTLAALAPHPGEILWDIGGGSGSVSVEWCRLARGAESYVIEHVHERAARITTNSLGYPVTVVHGKAPEALDDLPFPDAVFIGGGLTHPGVVDRAWEALRPGGRFVANAVTVESEQMVLQLQEKWGGSLTRFEVSHHSALGSFHAWRPALPIIRFVTTKPVV
- a CDS encoding M24 family metallopeptidase — translated: MTQSTSQTTNDVSADDNSSSDVAGSPAAQSSTSGEHDRDAAFASRLERARRLVKDNQLEGLVFDSGVELEYFIGTPLFSHERLTALVITQDRAVLVAPAVERGEIEDSYVPRSEVTVDYWVDGQDPHDLVINVLTSSNPKNGEGEAPSGTVGVGSTMTADHLLPLQDRGYRWILAGPVLRELLMRKDAYEIEQLTAAGQAIDRVHAAVPGLLRDGRTERDVARDIEKLILKEHQAVDFIIVGSGPNGANPHHEYSDRIISAGDVVVVDIGGTLNGYHSDCTRTYVVGEPTEKQQEIYDVLQQAQKEAVSAAKPGVSAAQIDAIARNVIAEAGYGDNFIHRTGHGIGLSTHEEPFIVTGNELILEPGMAFSVEPGIYLEGEWGARIEDILIITDDGATSVNNQTHDLVRTEK
- a CDS encoding DEAD/DEAH box helicase, translating into MTEASAEDLPIFHRFAHQHDFPFDQFQIDGCHAIERGRGVLVSAPTGSGKTIVGEFAVFLALETGKRCFYTTPIKALSNQKYNDLRATYGDDRVGLMTGDVSINRDADVIVMTTEVLRNMIYADADSLDNLSHVVMDEVHYLADPERGPVWEEIILNLDESVSIVALSATVSNIEQFGEWIKMTRGDTNIIVWEHRPVPLHQYMLVGNSIIPLFSQDNDDATQELSAPINPELVSRCATAERRSNGRRKRPHRPAVIGQLQAASMLPAIIFIFSRAGCEGALAQCYTARVQLTTRDEAREILSIIDADTADIPQEDLDLMGFRRWRTNLSRGIAAHHAGMLPAFRHIVEKLFVRGLLKVVFATETLALGINMPARTVVLESLVKFNGEAHVDLTPAQYTQLTGRAGRRGIDVLGNAVVLWQPSMDPEAVAGLASTRTYPLISTFRPGYNMSVNLLNTLGVEKSHRLLERSFAQFLANEDVVARAHERRAHQRHADSQHDELLELLGHRSENKLPEYVAIRRNLSHEEKKTQAENRKERFKEISRCLGSLTVGDVIALPEGRNPALAVCVRAAGAGKGSKEKHRHDSSRHYRGRRRHHDRETPDTDSQDPRPMVITEDGRVGQLHADELGNVPMTVGRMRLPRDVSRHPKRARSLVRSEFRRQSFHRPRSLKPKARVRKNATIKSLRKELRAHPVHKWENREELVRAYARLASTREKIADQSDTQSGSGASGRVLDADTLVSTFDRMIALLREMDYVDPSIDDEPGAVASRDEAQEGSDDAHDLSLTEEGLRLARIHNQSDLLIAQCLRRKIWDDLDPAELAGVVSTCVFENRKSVPGDVEVPTQPLATAIENTERLWEEIVTDEERHHLPMTRPIETELATAMHQWTAGAPLSYCVQAAAANGTSLTPGDFVRSCRQVIDVLNQIKTAGYSNDIRAHARQAVEAMRRGVVAMGS
- the tatC gene encoding twin-arginine translocase subunit TatC, with product MTQSTSVSKGGRVSRKAKKNPDGTMSIVDHLRELRTRLLRALAAIAVTTIIGFIWYEHGIPAWAIGPLHVPRLPSLGEILKEPYCSLPPSARATFSADNECRLLATSPFEMFMLRMKMGGLAGLVMACPIWLIEIWRFITPGLLKNERRWTLSVGTIAGFLFVLGVVAAYLVLPMGLDVLLHLGDSTQISALTGEKYFNFVIALILVFGLSFEVPLFTAMLNLAGVVHYEQLKDKRRIMIVVIFIFAAIATPGQDPISMLVLALTLVVLMELALQFTRIHDRRAARHVSEWEGLSDDEASPLKVAPSSIPAAESIYDGDHKGIAGGGDAHPAGGSGPIPKPSPVTAPTRAPSASESPTPTPSPAPSDSPTSGSHHAPPAAVLRRGPRSWNDSTGDNDGKPGQDTIQSSSFDDVL
- the tatA gene encoding Sec-independent protein translocase subunit TatA, whose protein sequence is MANLGFPELVLIAVVILVLFGWKKLPDAARSVGRSMRIFKSEVSEMKNDGAEAEKTSAASTKTDEITSVSSTDTPQPTVTVESKDEKKHPA
- a CDS encoding WYL domain-containing protein, with the protein product MTPPSDRSQTSSTSRRNQATYERLINLVLALKDSSQPLNGKWLIEHVSGYEDGSPESCRRKLNRDIAQLRDLGFDIDATDDGYLMDFTQTVDVHFTQDEMGVIALASQFALSGDLAALGRRAWVKLSAAGSLGTVAPIHGVPDSTDLTGPDFSTLLRAITESTVVNFLYYPSIEDEPSLRTVEPWALVPESGRWYLACFDRDREKPRSFRLARINSIQETDTPATHTDQRAAIAPSELVRSQLHRDGGGQSTHAVISVSPDNSGRIIELLRSHNLHPEKRTDTRWVISDDDAGQLRSCALAETPEIVIEEPQDYRVTIANQLKSLITGIKSSAEWTPPSSVPALDETDHSVDAPAAVSIADQHHTELLRLLTIVPYLRQHPGVTLFEAAHDLTMSPTQLKNDITTLTFCGLPGLSSGDLIDIDADPRHISLWADQGLTAPVGLTMEEASAVLMALETIDSIPGIADADVIHRTEDKLRTMAGNHADAIARATQGGGNSLVNDLADAVNTRTTIAIAYADSLGDAEATPRLVDPLSIMVVDGVSYLRGLSLTGAHDHADAGDNQSTGEAQAQDKRIRHFRIDRIQSLEQREPSTLSAKKLDRLRSTLNPLDPFGFRESPHWARVWVAPEARWVVDYEHVWPVSEFKGGLIIDVPGRPEWIHSFILRHGGSIIPLEPTDLRDSVRDRAENGLLRYR